The proteins below are encoded in one region of Cololabis saira isolate AMF1-May2022 chromosome 11, fColSai1.1, whole genome shotgun sequence:
- the nrarpa gene encoding notch-regulated ankyrin repeat-containing protein A, which yields MSQADVSTCSAPQRVFQEAVKKGNTKELHSLLQNMTNCEFNVNSFGPEGQTALHQSVIDGNLELVKLLVKFGADIRLANREGWSALHIAAFGGHQDIVLYLITKAKYSSGAR from the coding sequence ATGAGCCAGGCGGATGTGTCGACTTGCTCCGCGCCGCAGAGAGTTTTCCAGGAGGCGGTGAAGAAGGGAAACACCAAGGAGCTGCATTCCTTGCTGCAGAACATGACAAACTGTGAGTTCAACGTCAATTCCTTTGGGCCAGAAGGACAGACGGCCCTCCACCAGTCCGTCATTGACGGCAACCTGGAGCTGGTGAAACTACTGGTAAAGTTTGGCGCAGATATCCGGCTTGCCAACAGGGAAGGGTGGAGCGCTTTACACATCGCCGCCTTCGGGGGCCACCAAGACATTGTGCTATACCTCATCACCAAGGCCAAGTATTCCTCTGGCGCTCGGTGA